The following proteins come from a genomic window of Platichthys flesus chromosome 1, fPlaFle2.1, whole genome shotgun sequence:
- the rnf128a gene encoding E3 ubiquitin-protein ligase RNF128a, with protein sequence MGETTHHPLLLLLCLSGLVHLSAAFVFWTADVKILYAVKDNETVVKSCECGVFGRNSPLDKVSGVVRLPTRDPEGCGPDPGYKRNDSFTDWIALVKRGNCTFSEKINAARRLGAAGVVVYNVDGSGDSTTHMSHPGTGETVAIMIGNSQGLEVFRLVENGTDVEMFISVGSPHGPWMDTYWLYFLSIAFFIVTAASIAYFGFISANRLYSMRQQKSSDRRLKSEAKKAISRLQLRTLKRDDEETASDSHMCAVCIESYRVGDVVTVLTCDHIFHKACIEPWLLERRTCPMCKCDILKALGIEDESKGSISDHSPEEVTVITVAGGEALYDVPLTGPASTDPEGHQHRYDNRAYEEDTEAARD encoded by the coding sequence ATGGGTGAGACGACACATcaccctctgctgcttctgctgtgcCTGTCAGGGCTGGTTCACCTTTCAGCTGCCTTCGTGTTCTGGACAGCCGACGTGAAAATACTCTATGCCGTAAAGGACAACGAGACCGTGGTCAAATCGTGCGAGTGTGGCGTGTTCGGTCGGAACTCTCCCCTGGATAAGGTCTCAGGTGTTGTTAGGCTTCCCACCAGGGACCCCGAGGGATGTGGGCCGGATCCTGGCTACAAGCGTAATGACAGCTTCACAGACTGGATAGCCCTGGTCAAACGGGGCAACTGTACCTTCAGCGAGAAGATCAACGCTGCCAGGCGTCTCGGAGCAGCTGGCGTGGTGGTGTACAACGTGGACGGCAGCGGCGACAGCACCACTCACATGTCCCACCCGGGCACAGGTGAGACCGTGGCTATCATGATTGGCAATTCTCAGGGCCTGGAGGTGTTCAGGTTGGTGGAGAATGGGACAGATGTGGAAATGTTCATTTCAGTGGGCAGCCCCCACGGACCCTGGATGGACACCTACTGGCTTTACTTCCTGTCCATCGCCTTCTTCATCGTGACAGCAGCCTCGATCGCCTACTTCGGGTTCATCTCCGCAAATCGTCTGTACAGCATGAGGCAGCAGAAGAGCTCCGACAGGAGGCTGAAGTCCGAGGCCAAGAAGGCCATCAGCCGCCTCCAGCTGCGCACGCTCAAGAGGGACGACGAGGAAACCGCGTCCGATTCCCACATGTGTGCCGTGTGCATCGAGTCCTACCGGGTCGGCGACGTGGTGACGGTGCTCACCTGCGACCACATCTTCCACAAGGCCTGCATCGAGCCCTggctgctggagaggaggacCTGTCCCATGTGCAAGTGTGACATCCTGAAGGCCCTGGGGATCGAGGATGAGAGCAAGGGGAGCATTTCCGATCACTCGCCAGAAGAGGTCACTGTGATCACGGTGGCAGGAGGAGAAGCGCTCTACGACGTCCCGCTGACCGGCCCGGCGTCCACCGACCCAGAGGGACATCAGCACCGCTACGACAACAGGGCCtatgaggaggacacagaggctgCGAGAGactga